In bacterium, a single genomic region encodes these proteins:
- a CDS encoding DinB family protein: MNKQTLDREWKYFYMVLGVSRKLVDQIPEDKMDFRPTPEVRSAMELITHAFNFLAESVETVTAGRHIDHKEPTFDSKAALMTWMDVQVAEAFAGFAKLTDKQLEAKIEAWGETFSGWQMLDFAYQEHLHHRGQLTVYLRLMGIEPVFIYDFSEQH, from the coding sequence ATGAATAAGCAGACATTGGACCGGGAGTGGAAGTACTTTTACATGGTGCTGGGCGTCAGCCGCAAATTGGTGGACCAGATTCCGGAAGACAAAATGGACTTCCGACCCACGCCGGAAGTGCGCAGCGCGATGGAACTGATCACGCACGCCTTTAACTTCTTGGCCGAATCGGTGGAGACCGTGACCGCTGGCCGCCATATCGATCACAAAGAGCCGACCTTCGACAGCAAGGCGGCGCTGATGACATGGATGGATGTTCAGGTCGCCGAGGCGTTTGCGGGTTTCGCCAAGCTCACCGACAAGCAGCTCGAAGCAAAGATTGAAGCATGGGGAGAGACCTTCAGCGGGTGGCAGATGCTGGACTTTGCCTATCAGGAACACCTGCATCACCGCGGCCAACTCACCGTGTATCTGCGGCTGATGGGCATCGAGCCGGTGTTCATCTATGACTTCAGCGAACAGCACTGA
- a CDS encoding S8 family serine peptidase: MKHLALVFSLVLLYVSFGQAGTLSPGLDQVFTGKGAGETLPVLIVLSDRVQAPGIADRMPRLGLNLAEIHQVVMDSLQMRAAATQGAVLKSLDILKSSGMAKNARALWIGNMISAELTRAGAELVANMAEVSEVGLDETVAVRKPVESAPAEAMRAHVEDALLRAGARDAWQLGFDGRGRTVCSISDGVDGTHSALSSHWKGRGGSAAQGWYDPSGSGSPASCGGEGTQMAGALCGADAAGDTTGIAPAAAWIAARLFCGATRLSDVLLALQWAVDPDGQSSTFADVPDAICNAWGIETPCLGALPPSAFEAVANAEALGPVLIFAAANTGAAGSGSVRAPESLAECFAVGNADTRGASVDVAPSSGKGPSPCDLSLIKPDLAAPGTAVRTTAKSNGYTRVSGTTVAAAYAAGTVALMRQANPNLSTDEIKRLLRTSATDMGAPGEDNASGAGLLNAGRAVNLALNSGPSGTIEGVVQYGGQPISGAEVMLTSDLGTQTATAYGGTFRFDHVVAGHSYALRAGRFGFRNFVRYDSISVNAGLTTTTVIALERGFEDDATQDQGWSLGVEGDNATGGVWVRAKPVGSTYQGSQIQPDNDAPPHDGYCFVTGNASSPTADAMEADVDGGRTTLRSPQFNLSELSDPELKFAYWYSNDKGPSAGSDFFRVQISNDGGATWVNIINTAASTHGWRTVKVPVSNFLLPTDRMLLQFLAEDEGPGSLIEAAVDDISIIGAPSVPEPPRDLTMDVQFDQVMLKWRHSDGASLYRVYVSGDPNNVITPENLYTTTGDTTLSVPMKDIHFDEFYFQVTAAK, from the coding sequence ATGAAACACCTTGCGTTGGTTTTTAGTCTTGTTTTGCTTTACGTGAGCTTTGGGCAGGCGGGAACGCTCAGTCCGGGGCTCGATCAGGTCTTCACCGGCAAAGGCGCAGGGGAGACTCTGCCCGTGCTGATTGTGCTCTCGGACCGCGTGCAAGCCCCGGGCATTGCCGACCGCATGCCGCGCCTCGGACTCAACCTTGCCGAGATTCATCAGGTGGTGATGGACTCGCTTCAGATGCGCGCCGCCGCCACGCAGGGTGCGGTGCTGAAGTCCCTCGATATTCTGAAATCCAGCGGCATGGCAAAAAACGCGCGCGCTTTGTGGATCGGCAATATGATCTCCGCCGAGCTGACCCGCGCCGGGGCCGAACTTGTGGCGAATATGGCCGAGGTCAGCGAGGTCGGTTTAGATGAAACCGTGGCCGTGCGTAAGCCGGTGGAGAGCGCTCCCGCCGAAGCCATGCGTGCCCACGTGGAAGATGCTCTGCTCCGCGCCGGAGCGCGCGACGCGTGGCAGCTTGGGTTTGATGGCCGGGGACGGACCGTGTGCTCCATCAGCGACGGTGTGGACGGCACTCACAGCGCCCTAAGTTCGCACTGGAAAGGCCGGGGCGGCAGTGCCGCGCAGGGCTGGTATGATCCTTCCGGCAGTGGCAGTCCGGCATCGTGCGGCGGCGAAGGCACCCAGATGGCAGGTGCGCTCTGCGGTGCGGATGCGGCGGGTGACACCACCGGCATCGCTCCGGCGGCAGCGTGGATTGCCGCGCGGCTCTTCTGTGGCGCGACGCGGCTCTCCGACGTGCTGCTGGCCCTGCAATGGGCCGTGGATCCCGATGGCCAATCCTCCACCTTTGCCGATGTGCCCGATGCCATCTGCAACGCGTGGGGTATAGAGACTCCTTGCCTGGGCGCGCTTCCACCCAGCGCCTTCGAAGCGGTGGCCAATGCCGAAGCTCTGGGGCCGGTTTTGATTTTCGCCGCGGCAAACACGGGAGCGGCAGGTTCGGGCTCGGTGCGCGCGCCGGAATCTTTGGCCGAATGTTTTGCGGTGGGAAATGCGGACACGCGCGGCGCGAGTGTGGATGTCGCGCCGTCGTCAGGCAAGGGACCGTCGCCTTGTGATCTGTCACTTATCAAGCCGGATCTGGCAGCGCCGGGCACGGCGGTGCGCACTACCGCCAAGTCCAACGGCTACACCCGCGTGAGCGGCACCACGGTGGCGGCGGCGTACGCCGCAGGAACGGTGGCGCTGATGCGGCAGGCCAATCCGAATCTTTCCACCGATGAAATCAAACGGCTGCTGCGCACTTCGGCTACGGATATGGGTGCGCCCGGTGAAGACAATGCGTCCGGTGCGGGACTCTTGAATGCAGGCCGGGCGGTAAATCTGGCGCTGAACAGCGGGCCGAGCGGAACCATTGAAGGCGTGGTGCAATACGGCGGGCAACCGATTTCCGGCGCGGAGGTGATGCTCACGAGCGATCTGGGCACGCAGACGGCCACGGCGTATGGCGGCACGTTCCGTTTCGATCATGTGGTGGCCGGGCATAGCTACGCGCTCCGCGCCGGGCGATTCGGCTTCCGCAATTTTGTGCGCTATGATTCGATTTCCGTAAATGCCGGACTGACCACCACCACGGTGATTGCCCTCGAACGCGGCTTTGAGGATGATGCCACGCAGGACCAGGGATGGAGCCTCGGGGTGGAGGGTGATAATGCTACGGGCGGCGTGTGGGTGCGGGCCAAACCGGTAGGCTCAACTTATCAAGGCTCGCAGATTCAGCCGGACAATGACGCGCCGCCGCATGACGGCTACTGCTTTGTCACGGGCAATGCCAGTTCTCCCACCGCCGATGCCATGGAAGCGGACGTGGATGGTGGCCGCACCACGCTGCGCTCACCGCAGTTCAATTTGAGTGAGCTGTCCGATCCCGAATTGAAGTTTGCCTACTGGTACAGCAATGACAAAGGCCCCAGCGCGGGTTCGGATTTCTTCCGGGTGCAGATCTCCAACGACGGCGGTGCAACGTGGGTGAACATCATCAACACCGCGGCGTCCACACACGGCTGGCGTACGGTCAAGGTTCCGGTCAGCAATTTCCTGCTACCCACCGACCGCATGCTGCTGCAGTTTCTCGCCGAGGATGAAGGCCCCGGCTCGCTGATCGAAGCGGCGGTGGATGACATCTCGATCATCGGCGCGCCCAGCGTCCCCGAGCCCCCGCGTGATTTGACCATGGACGTGCAGTTCGATCAGGTGATGCTCAAGTGGCGGCACTCGGACGGGGCCTCGCTCTACCGCGTATACGTTTCGGGTGATCCGAACAACGTCATCACCCCGGAAAACCTCTACACCACCACCGGCGACACCACGCTCTCCGTCCCCATGAAGGACATCCACTTCGACGAGTTCTACTTTCAGGTGACGGCGGCGAAGTAA